In Vigna unguiculata cultivar IT97K-499-35 chromosome 3, ASM411807v1, whole genome shotgun sequence, a single genomic region encodes these proteins:
- the LOC114177094 gene encoding 40S ribosomal protein S30: MGKVHGSLARAGKVRGQTPKVAKQDKKKKPRGRAHKRMQYNRRFVTAVVGFGKKRGPNSSEK; encoded by the exons ATGG GTAAGGTTCACGGATCTCTCGCTCGTGCGGGCAAAGTGAGAGGACAAACTCCTAAGGTCGCCAAGCAAGACAAGAAGAAGAAGCCACGTGGACGCGCTCACAAGCGAATGCAATACAATCGCCGATTCGTCACCGCCG TGGTGGGATTCGGAAAGAAGCGTGGACCAAACTCGTCGGAGAAGTGA
- the LOC114179936 gene encoding asparagine--tRNA ligase, chloroplastic/mitochondrial isoform X1 — translation MAAIIGVGAAKAITMAIAARPLRLKPYAATTALAFLSLHKSLFLPPSPFPSRRSFCAAALRTSGSRVEQFRKKLRVSEIKEGDGADVLGRDLVVQGWVRTLRLQSSVTFIEINDGSCLSNMQCVLNSEAEGYDQVESGLVTTGASVWVQGVVVKSQGSKQKVELKVNKIVLIGKSDPSFPIQKKRASREFLRTKAHLRSRTNTFGAVARVRNALAYATHKFFQENGFVWISSPIITASDCEGAGEQFCVTTLIPSSQDTTDSPVDAIPKKNDGLIDWSQDFFGKPAFLTVSGQLNAETYATALSDVYTFGPTFRAENSNTSRHLAEFWMIEPELAFADLNDDMACASAYLQFVIKYVLDNCKEDMEFFDTWISKGIIARLSDVADKDVVQITYTEAIDLLSGANKKFEFPVKWGCDLQSEHERYITEEAYNGCPVIIRDYPKDIKAFYMRQNDDGKTVAAMDMLVPGIGELIGGSQREERLEYLEARLDELKLNKDAYWWYLDLRRYGSVPHAGFGLGFERLVQFATGMDNIRDVIPFPRTPGSAEF, via the exons ATGGCTGCTATCATTGGCGTTGGCGCCGCAAAAGCGATAACAATGGCAATAGCGGCGAGGCCTCTTCGCCTGAAACCTTACGCCGCAACAACGGCACTTGCTTTTCTCTCACTCCACAAATCTCTTTTCCTCCCTCCTTCTCCCTTCCCCTCCCGCCGCTCCTTCTGCGCGGCCGCTCTTCGAACCTCCGGCAGCAGAGTAGAACAGTTCCGCAAAAAGCTTAGGGTTTCCGAAATCAAAGAAGGCGATGGTGCCGACGTTCTCGGCCGCGACCTCGTCGTGCAGGGCTGGGTTCGCACGCTTCGCCTTCAGAGTAGCGTCACCTTCATCGAG ATTAACGATGGTTCTTGCCTTTCTAACATGCAATGCGTGTTGAACTCCGAGGCTGAAGGTTACGATCAG GTAGAATCTGGCTTGGTTACCACTGGTGCTTCCGTGTGGGTGCAAGGAGTTGTGGTGAAGAGCCAAGGATCCAAACAGAAAGTGGAGTTGAAGGTCAACAAAATCGTGCTG ATTGGCAAAAGTGATCCCTCTTTTCCCATCCAAAAGAAAAGAGCCAGCAGAGAATTTCTAAGAACAAAAGCACATCTTCGTTCAAGGACAAATACTTTTGGTGCA GTtgcaagggttaggaatgctttgGCCTATGCTACACATAAGTTCTTCCAAGAAAATGGGTTTGTTTGGATCTCAAGTCCTATCATAACAGCTTCAGATTGTGAGGGAGCGGGTGAACAGTTCtgtgttactactttg ATACCAAGTTCTCAAGATACTACGGATTCTCCTGTTGATGCAATTCCAAAAAAGAATGACGGATTAATTGATTGGTCACAA GACTTCTTTGGAAAACCTGCATTCTTGACTGTCTCAGGTCAACTCAATGCTGAAACTTATGCAACCGCTCTCTCTGAT GTGTATACCTTTGGTCCCACATTCCGAGCAGAAAATTCCAACACTTCTAGGCACTTGGCTGAATTTTGG ATGATTGAACCGGAGCTTGCATTTGCTGATCTTAATGATGACATGGCTTGTGCATCTGCTTATCTCCAGTTTGTA ATAAAATATGTCCTCGATAACTGCAAGGAAGACATGGAGTTTTTTGATACATGGATTAGTAAAGGAATCATTGCTCGCTTGAGT GACGTAGCAGATAAAGATGTTGTGCAAATAACCTACACTGAAGCAATAGATCTGCTGTCAGGAGCAAATAAGAAATTTGAATTCCCG GTGAAATGGGGTTGTGATCTTCAGAGTGAACATGAGCGCTATATAACTGAAGAGGCATACAATGGATGCCCAGTGATAATTAGAGATTATCCAAAG gATATTAAAGCATTCTATATGCGACAGAATGATGATGGAAAGACAGTTGCGGCCATGGACATGTTGGTTCCAGGG ATTGGTGAACTTATTGGTGGAAGCCAAAGGGAAGAAAGGCTTGAGTATCTAGAAGCTCGTTTAGAtgaattaaagttaaataagGATGCATATTGGTGGTATCTTGATTTGCGTCGATATGGTTCAG TACCTCACGCAGGCTTTGGTTTGGGATTTGAAAGGCTTGTCCAATTTGCAACAGGAATGGACAATATAAGGGACGTTATTCCTTTTCCTCGGACACCCGGCTCGGCAGAGTTTTAG
- the LOC114179936 gene encoding asparagine--tRNA ligase, chloroplastic/mitochondrial isoform X2, protein MAAIIGVGAAKAITMAIAARPLRLKPYAATTALAFLSLHKSLFLPPSPFPSRRSFCAAALRTSGSRVEQFRKKLRVSEIKEGDGADVLGRDLVVQGWVRTLRLQSSVTFIEINDGSCLSNMQCVLNSEAEGYDQVESGLVTTGASVWVQGVVVKSQGSKQKVELKVNKIVLIGKSDPSFPIQKKRASREFLRTKAHLRSRTNTFGAVARVRNALAYATHKFFQENGFVWISSPIITASDCEGAGEQFCVTTLIPSSQDTTDSPVDAIPKKNDGLIDWSQDFFGKPAFLTVSGQLNAETYATALSDVYTFGPTFRAENSNTSRHLAEFWMIEPELAFADLNDDMACASAYLQFVIKYVLDNCKEDMEFFDTWISKGIIARLSDVADKDVVQITYTEAIDLLSGANKKFEFPVKWGCDLQSEHERYITEEAYNGCPVIIRDYPKDIKAFYMRQNDDGKTVAAMDMLVPGLIVNLVLKKYVVSLSLPGMFA, encoded by the exons ATGGCTGCTATCATTGGCGTTGGCGCCGCAAAAGCGATAACAATGGCAATAGCGGCGAGGCCTCTTCGCCTGAAACCTTACGCCGCAACAACGGCACTTGCTTTTCTCTCACTCCACAAATCTCTTTTCCTCCCTCCTTCTCCCTTCCCCTCCCGCCGCTCCTTCTGCGCGGCCGCTCTTCGAACCTCCGGCAGCAGAGTAGAACAGTTCCGCAAAAAGCTTAGGGTTTCCGAAATCAAAGAAGGCGATGGTGCCGACGTTCTCGGCCGCGACCTCGTCGTGCAGGGCTGGGTTCGCACGCTTCGCCTTCAGAGTAGCGTCACCTTCATCGAG ATTAACGATGGTTCTTGCCTTTCTAACATGCAATGCGTGTTGAACTCCGAGGCTGAAGGTTACGATCAG GTAGAATCTGGCTTGGTTACCACTGGTGCTTCCGTGTGGGTGCAAGGAGTTGTGGTGAAGAGCCAAGGATCCAAACAGAAAGTGGAGTTGAAGGTCAACAAAATCGTGCTG ATTGGCAAAAGTGATCCCTCTTTTCCCATCCAAAAGAAAAGAGCCAGCAGAGAATTTCTAAGAACAAAAGCACATCTTCGTTCAAGGACAAATACTTTTGGTGCA GTtgcaagggttaggaatgctttgGCCTATGCTACACATAAGTTCTTCCAAGAAAATGGGTTTGTTTGGATCTCAAGTCCTATCATAACAGCTTCAGATTGTGAGGGAGCGGGTGAACAGTTCtgtgttactactttg ATACCAAGTTCTCAAGATACTACGGATTCTCCTGTTGATGCAATTCCAAAAAAGAATGACGGATTAATTGATTGGTCACAA GACTTCTTTGGAAAACCTGCATTCTTGACTGTCTCAGGTCAACTCAATGCTGAAACTTATGCAACCGCTCTCTCTGAT GTGTATACCTTTGGTCCCACATTCCGAGCAGAAAATTCCAACACTTCTAGGCACTTGGCTGAATTTTGG ATGATTGAACCGGAGCTTGCATTTGCTGATCTTAATGATGACATGGCTTGTGCATCTGCTTATCTCCAGTTTGTA ATAAAATATGTCCTCGATAACTGCAAGGAAGACATGGAGTTTTTTGATACATGGATTAGTAAAGGAATCATTGCTCGCTTGAGT GACGTAGCAGATAAAGATGTTGTGCAAATAACCTACACTGAAGCAATAGATCTGCTGTCAGGAGCAAATAAGAAATTTGAATTCCCG GTGAAATGGGGTTGTGATCTTCAGAGTGAACATGAGCGCTATATAACTGAAGAGGCATACAATGGATGCCCAGTGATAATTAGAGATTATCCAAAG gATATTAAAGCATTCTATATGCGACAGAATGATGATGGAAAGACAGTTGCGGCCATGGACATGTTGGTTCCAGGG TTAATAGTAAAccttgtattaaaaaaatacgtTGTTAGCCTATCGCTGCCGGGAATGTTTGCCTGA
- the LOC114179397 gene encoding peroxisome biogenesis protein 19-2-like has translation MADSSQDLDQLLDSALDDFQSFNLNPSLPSGGAIASKNESPSLPSGVQGLGMGLPDLRTKKKGKQKVSKDSHVAEALNKLREQTREAVKGLESMTPPAADDLGKDALMEDWVKQFEQLAGSQDMESIVETMMQQLLSKEILHEPMKEIAEKYPKWLEDHKSSLSKEEYERYAHQYELIRNLNEVYDNDAGNFNRIVELMQKMQECGQPPNEIVQELAPDFDLASLGQISPEMLEGQQNCCIM, from the exons ATGGCTGACTCTTCTCAAGACCTCGACCAACTCCTCGATA GTGCTTTGGATGATTTTCAGTCCTTCAACCTTAATCCTTCTCTTCCAAG TGGGGGAGCAATTGCGAGCAAAAACGAGAGTCCTTCGTTGCCGTCGGGGGTTCAGGGATTGGGCATGGGTTTACCTGATTTGAGAACGAAGAAAAAGGGGAAGCAGAAGGTTTCGAAGGACAGCCACGTGGCGGAGGCGCTGAACAAGCTGAGGGAGCAGACCAGAGAGGCTGTGAAGGGCCTGGAGTCTATGACCCCTCCTGCTGCTGATGATTTGGGGAAGGATGCCTTGATGGAAGATTGGGTCAAACAGTTTGAGCAGCTTGCTGGCTCTcag gaCATGGAATCTATTGTGGAGACCATGATGCAGCAACTTCTGTCAAAAGAGATTCTTCACGAACCAATGAAAGAAATAGCAGAAAAATATCCTAAGTGGCTGGAAGATCACAAATCTAGCTTAAGCAAAGAAGAATATGAACGTTACGCACACCAATATGAATTGATACGAAACCTGAATGAAGTTTACGATAATGATGCCGGAAACTTTAACAGGATTGTCGAGCTCATGCAGAAAATGCAAGAATGTGGACAACCACCAAATGAAATCGTCCAGGAGCTTGCTCCCGATTTCGATTTAGCGAGTCTTGGCCAGAT ATCTCCAGAGATGCTTGAAGGTCAGCAAAACTGTTGCATAATGTGA
- the LOC114179396 gene encoding probable pectinesterase 68 — protein sequence MASLSIFQMFLLFSSCILLLHATTVTCTTYRVITVDINGGGHFRSVQAAVNAVPDNNTMNVVIQISPGYYIEKVVVPVTKPYVTFEGAGRDVTVIEWHDRASDPGPNGQQLRTYRTASVTVFANFFSAKNISFKNTSPAPMPGMEGWQAAAFRISGDKAYFSGCGFYGAQDTLCDDAGRHYFKECYIEGSIDFIFGNGRSMYKDCRLHSIATRFGSIAAQDRRSPHEKTGFAFVRCKVTGTGPIYVGRAMGQYSRIVYAYTYFDDIVAHGGWDDWNTSYNNKTVFFGVYKCWGPGAAAIRGVPLAQELDFESAHPFLVKSFVNGRHWIAPSDA from the exons ATGGCTTCTCTCTCCATCTTCCAAATGTTTCTGCTTTTCAGTTCTTGCATATTATTATTGCATGCAACAACTGTGACATGCACAACCTACCGGGTAATCACCGTCGACATTAACGGCGGAGGCCATTTCCGATCAGTCCAAGCCGCCGTCAATGCCGTCCCGGACAACAACACAATGAACGTCGTTATTCAGATAAGCCCCGGATATTACAT AGAGAAAGTGGTAGTGCCCGTGACGAAGCCGTACGTTACATTCGAAGGAGCGGGAAGAGATGTGACGGTGATAGAATGGCATGACAGGGCCAGTGACCCTGGTCCCAACGGCCAACAATTGCGTACTTACAGAACAGCTTCTGTTACAGTTTTTGCCAACTTTTTCTCTGCTAAGAATATCAGCTTCAAG AACACTTCTCCGGCGCCGATGCCGGGAATGGAGGGGTGGCAAGCGGCGGCGTTTCGCATTTCCGGGGACAAAGCTTACTTCTCCGGCTGCGGGTTCTACGGTGCACAAGACACTCTCTGCGACGATGCTGGCCGTCATTACTTCAAAGAATGTTACATTGAGGGTTCCATCGATTTCATTTTTGGGAATGGCAGGTCTATGTACAag GATTGCAGGCTACACTCAATTGCCACGAGGTTTGGGTCAATCGCAGCCCAAGATAGGAGATCCCCACACGAGAAAACAGGCTTCGCATTCGTACGGTGCAAGGTGACAGGAACAGGCCCAATTTATGTGGGCCGTGCAATGGGCCAGTACTCTAGGATTGTCTACGCTTACACCTACTTCGACGACATAGTTGCACATGGTGGTTGGGATGATTGGAACACTTCCTACAATAACAA GACTGTGTTCTTTGGAGTGTACAAATGCTGGGGACCAGGTGCTGCGGCTATACGTGGAGTCCCATTAGCCCAAGAGCTAGATTTTGAATCTGCCCATCCATTCCTGGTCAAGAGTTTTGTCAATGGGAGACACTGGATCGCACCCTCTGATGCTTAG